The region AAAAAATGGGCATGGAAATTCCCTTTGTACCAAAATATCAAGATTTAACCTTCAAAACAGATTTTAAACTAAATGATAAAAATTCGTTATCTGTTATAGGAATTTGGGGTGCAAGTAATATTGATTTTGACATTGATGAAGGCATGTTGGAGTTTTTAGATATGAGTGATTTTGAAGCAACCTTTTTCCAACAAATTGAAGTAAACTCTTTATCTTATATACTTGGAGGAACTCATAAAGTAAAATTTTCACCCAAAACTGAGCTGAAAAACACAGTCTCTTTTGTAAGAAGTGACACCCGAATGCTTGTAGATACTATGAACAGGTATGATGGATCGGGATGGCAAATAGTTTGGCACGAAAACGCAATTGAAAATAAATATTCGGCGTATTCCGAACTAACTCATCGATTTTCCTATCACTCACGGATTATTGGTGGATTAAAATATGACTTGTATGACTTTAATTATCTTGAGAAAGCAGACAAAACATATTTTCAAAATGGAATTGTAACAGATGAAAATGGGGAGTTTAATCTGTTACGTGCCTATGCACAATATGTACACAATTTGTCTTCAGGTTTTTCTATTACAGGAGGGGTTTTTGGCATGTATAAGACCCTTAACGACAGATATAGTATCGAACCTCGAGGAGGAGTTAAATATACGCCATCGCAAAATCATACCTTTGCCTTATCGGGTGGATTATATAGCCAAATGCAACCACGTACGTTCTATTTTATCAAAACACCAACTCCAAACGGAATTGAATATACAAACAAAAATCTCGACTTTTCCCGAAGTGCACAATTAGACATGTTTTACGACTGGGCTTTTGCATCTAACTGGCATACAAAAGTTGAAGTATACTATCAACACTTGTATAGTATTCCTGTAAAAAATGATCCCAATACTTGTTGGACTATGCTACAAGCAGGAGGTGCGGGAGACAACTATATACAAAGAGAGGATAGCTTAGTTAGCAAAGGAACCGGAAGAAACTATGGAGTAGAGTTTACGATAGAAAAGTTTCTTAGCAAAAATTTTTATATGCTGTTTAATACCACTTTATACAATTCGACATATACCAACGGCTTTAACGACACACGATGGCGAACAATTTTTGATGGAAGATTTCTGATGAACTTAGCAGCTGGATATGAATTTAATTTGAAAAACAACTGGACTTTTTTTACTGATTTAAGAGGCTCGTGGGCAGGCGGAACCCGCTATACGCCTATCTTAACACAAGAGTCACATTTAGCAGGTTACATCATATTTGATAACAGTCGGAATAACTCTTTAAAATTAAAAGATTATTTTAGAGTTGATTTACGTTTTGGATATCGTAAAAATCACAAACGCTTTACAGAAGAGTTAGCAATTGACTTACAAAACGCTACAAACAGAAGAAATGTTATGGGACTATCGTATGATGTGAAAAAACAGAAATATGTTGAAGCGCTTCTTCCGGGCATTATGCCAATGGTTACATATAAGGTCTATTTCTCTCTATAATAATTTAATAAACATTTAAAGTTAAAACCCGCTATTGTTCAAATATACTAACAGCTGATTAAAGGTAAGTTTGATTTTAAAACTTCGAGAAGATAATAATGAAAATATAAAAACAATAAAGCCAACTGTATTATAATTAACTAGTTGGCTTTGATTTATTGATTTTTGAATTTCACTATTTATATATCAAAATAATACTTTAATTTTAACATCATCGTAACAACTTATTATTTATTTTGTATTAAAGTCAAAAATTATTTAAGAAAATGTTTTTAAAACTATTAAGGCACAACTGGCTTAAAGGTGTTCGCTCGCCGGGATTCTATAAAAATTTAGCTATGAACATATTTATTGGGTTGGTAGCAATCTATTTTCTCTCGATCTTTGTAATCTTAGGTTTCTTACTTCCCCAAATATTGCAGGAAATAGCTCCCGAAACAAGCCCTGTTCACGCATTTAACGGAATACTCGTATTTGTGGTGCCTATAATATTATTCATTCGTTTTTGGTTTCAACCGCTAAGTTCCATTAACATACAAAGCTACCAGCTGTACCCTATTAAACGAAGCATACTTATAAACTATCTGTTAATTAAACCGCTACTCAATCCCGTAAATTATATTTCGCTCTGTTTCGCAATACCATTTGCTTTAAGTGGAGTTGCTCCCATACTTGGTAATGATACGGCATTTCGATTTGTTTTGATTACTATTTTCCTTATTTGGTTTAATACACTTTTTGCCTCTTTCTTGAAACGAAAGTATGGAGCAAACATCGTAGGGATACTCGCATTTATAGCTATTTTGCTTGGGTTAGGAGCATTAGAGATTTTTAAAATATTTTCTCTGTTTACCGTGTCTGCTCAAGTTTTCAATTTTCTTATTGAAAATACTCTCGGTTGGATATTGGTTCTGATTTTTAGTTCACTCGCTTATTTCGCGAACAGATGGTTTTTTAAACAAAACTATTATCCCGAAACCTTTGAAAAGAAAACTAAAAAAGAGAATATTGAAAAGCAGCACTTTAGTTTTATGGAACGATTTGGTAAAATAGGTAATCTACTTTCGCTTCAAATAAAACTTATTCTTCGCCACAAACGGGTAAGAAATGCACTATACATGGGGATCTTCTTCCTGTTTTACGGATTTATTTTTTACCCGTTTGATATGTATAGAAAACCGGGTTATCTTATGTTCGTCGCTATTTTCATTACTGCAATCGGTATGATAATGTTTGGGCAATGGATTATCAATTGGGATGGAGCACATTTCGATTTTTTGATGACAAGAAAGATTTCAACTCAAACATACATACGATCAAATTACTATCTTTTATTATCGCTGTCAGTTATTTCATTTATTCTAACGACTCCATATTTTTTCTTTGGTAAAGAGATTATAATCTATCACTGTGTCGCCATTTTGTACAACATAGGGGTAAATATTCATGTCTATCTTTTTGGAGCTACATACAATACAAAAAGAT is a window of Bacteroidales bacterium DNA encoding:
- a CDS encoding TonB-dependent receptor, with protein sequence MKITFTLLFTFFLTLGTIAQEQLTQTVRGSVSSTDPDSEIFNASIIVVGSSPLIGTVTDINNEFSLKVPTGRQVIEVRCMGFETKQFDVLVTSGREVIIDVVLHPSSVQLKGVEIVAQYDKSKPINNLSYAGARSFSVEETYRFASSLGDPARMVRSFAGVTPVNDARNDIIIRGNSSIGVQWIIDGIEIANPNHFNAGVGMTGGQVTLLNTNLLSNSDFHLSAWPAPYGNALSGIFDLNMRNGNNQKREFWLQLGYNGVEAGAEGYFSKKSKSSYLISYRYSIPDLMKKMGMEIPFVPKYQDLTFKTDFKLNDKNSLSVIGIWGASNIDFDIDEGMLEFLDMSDFEATFFQQIEVNSLSYILGGTHKVKFSPKTELKNTVSFVRSDTRMLVDTMNRYDGSGWQIVWHENAIENKYSAYSELTHRFSYHSRIIGGLKYDLYDFNYLEKADKTYFQNGIVTDENGEFNLLRAYAQYVHNLSSGFSITGGVFGMYKTLNDRYSIEPRGGVKYTPSQNHTFALSGGLYSQMQPRTFYFIKTPTPNGIEYTNKNLDFSRSAQLDMFYDWAFASNWHTKVEVYYQHLYSIPVKNDPNTCWTMLQAGGAGDNYIQREDSLVSKGTGRNYGVEFTIEKFLSKNFYMLFNTTLYNSTYTNGFNDTRWRTIFDGRFLMNLAAGYEFNLKNNWTFFTDLRGSWAGGTRYTPILTQESHLAGYIIFDNSRNNSLKLKDYFRVDLRFGYRKNHKRFTEELAIDLQNATNRRNVMGLSYDVKKQKYVEALLPGIMPMVTYKVYFSL